A window from Primulina huaijiensis isolate GDHJ02 chromosome 11, ASM1229523v2, whole genome shotgun sequence encodes these proteins:
- the LOC140988859 gene encoding uncharacterized protein, producing MGKITSESPKETTTHFSHPHPLKLRNYIPQQIPNLSSSCSGCKLQPSGLIYSCTVCSYFLHKKCFEMPKKISHPCHKDHAFTLLTQPAYADGMFKCDACGENGDGFSYHCKPCGNDLHILCSAMPLSITHARHVHRLELTFGSPYPTKDFCCGICKRVGSDHWIYRCNLCAFDAHLHCAKSVAPVNNMGFQSHQGPVPQLGGATFSRSAPPQPSQGYRPHYMAATPSPMQHNFVQPPPALGIPAGSPVLQHNPFALNRQNDQNLMFLQALQQIIQNNNAMTQAILAGGTTGLGAGGVTGLGGGFGGDTGGFGSGGLGGAGGGFGAGGFGGDNGYQQLMQLYSNINGGGFGGGGGQEFLQALMNGGFGGGGGGGEGLDFLQTFSGGGGGLDFLGGMLGGFGF from the coding sequence ATGGGGAAGATAACCTCAGAATCCCCCAAAGAAACAACAACCCATTTCAGCCACCCCCATCCGTTGAAGCTTCGCAACTATATCCCTCAACAAATCCCGAATTTATCATCCTCTTGTTCAGGATGCAAGCTCCAACCTTCTGGTTTGATCTACTCTTGCACTGTTTGCAGCTATTTTCTCCACAAAAAATGCTTCGAAATGCCCAAGAAAATCTCCCACCCTTGTCACAAAGACCACGCTTTCACCCTCTTGACGCAACCCGCCTATGCGGACGGGATGTTCAAATGTGATGCTTGCGGGGAAAATGGCGATGGCTTCTCCTATCACTGCAAACCATGCGGCAATGATTTGCATATACTGTGTTCCGCCATGCCTTTATCCATTACTCATGCCAGACATGTTCATAGGCTTGAGCTTACGTTTGGATCGCCTTATCCTACAAAGGATTTTTGCTGTGGTATATGCAAGAGGGTCGGCTCCGATCACTGGATTTATAGGTGCAATTTGTGTGCGTTTGATGCTCATTTGCACTGTGCGAAAAGTGTCGCTCCAGTGAATAACATGGGCTTTCAGTCTCATCAAGGACCCGTGCCGCAGCTAGGGGGCGCGACCTTTTCTAGGTCTGCTCCTCCTCAGCCGTCGCAGGGATACCGCCCACATTACATGGCAGCAACGCCTTCCCCGATGCAACATAATTTCGTCCAACCGCCACCGGCTCTTGGGATTCCGGCAGGATCCCCGGTTCTGCAGCACAATCCGTTTGCGCTCAACAGACAGAACGATCAGAATCTGATGTTTCTTCAGGCTTTACAGCAAATAATACAGAACAATAACGCTATGACACAGGCTATACTGGCTGGCGGCACAACCGGCCTTGGAGCTGGTGGTGTGACCGGGCTTGGAGGTGGATTTGGCGGAGACACGGGTGGGTTTGGATCTGGTGGTCTAGGTGGCGCCGGAGGTGGATTCGGTGCTGGTGGTTTTGGAGGTGATAATGGATATCAACAGTTGATGCAGCTCTACTCCAATATTAACGGAGGTGGCTTCGGCGGCGGCGGAGGGCAAGAATTTTTGCAAGCATTAATGAACGGCGGTTTTGGCGgcggcggtggtggtggtgaaggACTGGATTTTTTACAAACTTTTTCGGGAGGTGGAGGTGGTCTTGATTTTCTTGGAGGAATGCTCGGTGGATTTGGCTTCTGA